One Vibrio sp. 16 genomic window carries:
- a CDS encoding DNA polymerase II, giving the protein MTVEQGFLLTRQARDVSGTTQIELWVTTDNGPAQLIITDEQPVFFIPQAECNKAQQVADSLNLSVSFKSLALKDFEQTDLSACYCNTIKDSKALSQRLKDHDVLVLEDDIRLADRYLMERFVKGSLEFTGSIAQKSGYKRVAQTKIRQGSYLPQLKVVSLDIECSEKGILYSVGLDSPMDSRVIMVGAPQPCNTPVEWVNDERALLYALVSWFERFDPDVIIGWNVIDFDFRLLHKRAEWNKVKMTLGRAKQSSFFRSSNTTQQGFISIPGRVVLDGIDTLKTATYHFRSWSLESVSQELLGQGKEIHNVHDRMDEINQMFRNDKPSLAKYNLQDCVLVNKIFAHTHLLEFAVERSRLTGVELDRVGGSVAAFTNLYLPQIHRAGYVAPNLHSENWIASPGGYVMDSIPNLYDSVLVLDFKSLYPSIIRSFLIDPMGLIEGLRLEIGNQMDQAVPGFRGGQFHRSKHFLPKMIEDLWAARDIAKQNNEKAFSQAIKIIMNSFYGVLGSSGCRFFDTRLASSITMRGHEIMKQTKKLIEEQGYQVIYGDTDSTFVSLNGAYSQQDADQIGLALVDHINRWWTEHLKEQYNLTSILELEYETHYRRFLMPTIRGQETGSKKRYAGLIGEGDNERIVFKGLESARTDWTPLAQRFQSTLYSMVFHGENPSEYVREMVEKTMAGDFDAELIYQKRLRRKLHEYQKNVPPQVRAARMADEINTQLGRPLQYQNKGRIEYLITLSGPEPKEYVKSAIDYQHYIDKQLKPVADAILPFIGLDFTSLSEPQMGLF; this is encoded by the coding sequence ATGACAGTTGAACAAGGTTTCCTTCTCACTCGACAAGCAAGAGATGTTTCAGGCACAACTCAAATTGAACTTTGGGTAACCACTGATAACGGGCCAGCCCAGCTTATAATCACAGATGAGCAACCCGTGTTCTTCATCCCTCAAGCTGAATGCAACAAAGCGCAGCAAGTCGCAGACTCTCTTAACCTGTCGGTCTCGTTCAAATCGTTAGCACTCAAAGACTTTGAGCAAACTGACCTGTCGGCATGTTACTGCAATACCATCAAAGACTCTAAAGCTCTGAGCCAACGATTAAAAGATCACGACGTTTTAGTGCTTGAGGACGACATCCGCCTCGCAGATCGCTACCTCATGGAGCGGTTCGTAAAAGGGAGCCTTGAGTTTACTGGCTCAATAGCTCAGAAATCCGGCTACAAACGCGTCGCTCAAACCAAAATTCGCCAAGGTAGTTACCTTCCCCAATTGAAGGTTGTCTCTTTGGATATTGAATGTTCTGAGAAAGGAATTCTTTACTCTGTCGGTTTAGATAGCCCAATGGATAGCCGAGTAATAATGGTTGGCGCACCACAACCTTGCAACACGCCCGTCGAATGGGTCAACGATGAACGCGCGCTACTGTACGCTTTAGTAAGTTGGTTTGAACGCTTTGATCCAGATGTCATTATCGGTTGGAACGTTATCGACTTCGACTTCCGCTTACTGCATAAACGAGCTGAGTGGAATAAAGTCAAAATGACGCTAGGTCGAGCAAAACAATCCAGTTTTTTCCGTTCGTCAAATACCACTCAACAAGGCTTTATTTCAATTCCAGGGCGGGTGGTATTAGATGGTATTGACACTCTCAAGACAGCAACCTATCACTTTCGAAGTTGGTCGTTAGAATCGGTTTCCCAAGAGCTGCTCGGTCAAGGAAAAGAGATTCATAACGTCCATGATCGTATGGATGAAATCAACCAGATGTTTCGCAACGACAAACCGTCACTGGCAAAATACAACCTGCAAGATTGCGTTCTGGTTAATAAAATTTTTGCTCATACACACCTGCTTGAGTTTGCCGTAGAGCGCTCAAGGTTAACCGGCGTTGAGCTCGATCGTGTTGGTGGCTCAGTTGCGGCATTCACCAATCTCTATCTTCCTCAGATACACCGAGCGGGCTATGTCGCGCCCAATCTTCATTCAGAAAACTGGATCGCAAGCCCTGGTGGTTACGTCATGGACTCGATTCCAAATCTCTATGATTCAGTACTGGTATTGGACTTTAAAAGCCTCTACCCGTCGATCATTCGGTCATTTCTCATCGACCCTATGGGCTTGATTGAAGGCCTTCGCTTAGAGATCGGCAATCAAATGGATCAAGCTGTGCCGGGTTTTCGCGGCGGTCAGTTTCACAGGAGTAAACACTTTTTGCCTAAGATGATCGAAGACTTGTGGGCAGCACGCGATATTGCCAAGCAAAACAACGAAAAGGCGTTCTCTCAAGCGATAAAAATCATCATGAACTCCTTCTATGGCGTGCTTGGTTCGTCGGGGTGCCGTTTCTTTGATACCCGTTTAGCCTCAAGCATTACCATGCGCGGTCACGAGATCATGAAGCAGACCAAGAAGTTGATTGAAGAGCAAGGCTATCAGGTTATTTATGGCGACACCGATTCTACGTTTGTGTCTCTTAACGGCGCCTATTCGCAACAAGACGCCGACCAAATTGGCCTAGCATTGGTGGATCACATCAACAGGTGGTGGACTGAACATCTAAAAGAGCAATACAACTTAACTTCTATTCTTGAATTGGAATATGAGACCCACTATCGCCGCTTTTTAATGCCAACCATTCGAGGCCAAGAAACAGGCTCCAAAAAACGCTATGCTGGTTTGATTGGCGAGGGTGATAACGAACGCATCGTATTCAAAGGGCTTGAAAGTGCTCGTACTGACTGGACCCCTCTCGCGCAGAGGTTTCAGTCAACGCTCTACTCAATGGTGTTCCATGGAGAAAACCCGAGCGAATACGTGCGTGAAATGGTCGAAAAGACCATGGCAGGTGATTTTGATGCGGAGTTAATCTATCAAAAGCGTCTCCGCCGTAAACTGCACGAATATCAAAAGAATGTGCCCCCTCAAGTAAGGGCAGCAAGAATGG